The genomic region TGgaataagatgtatgaataaaagaatgaaaaagaatgacgaagggtcgactctttctttttttttaaaaaaagaaaaaaatatgtaggagGAGATAGATGAAGACTCaattggtggatggatggatggatggatggatggatggatggatggatggatggatggatgaatgacggAAAGATCAGTGAATGATGACTCAATTGGTaaatagatgatggatggatggatggatggataaatcatCAGTGGATGAATAAGATGATGAAGGGATGGATGTATCATAGgtttcacttctttctgtcccctttcatttctttttcaaagaattaaatacaaattttgaatttatttggatTGAATTGAAAATATGGATGGCTGTTTCTTCACTTGTCTGTGATGGCAATTGTGACGGTCTGAGAACAGATGGTGAGAGGAAAGGAGCCACTACCCTCGTCATGAATCCCAGGAGAGAAGTAAGGGAAGATTCTCTCAGTGAACTTGtctttaaacacaaaaatagtCTTTGAATCTTCAGCGTTTATGAACGCCACCTTCCCCTTGTTGTAGTCCAGTTCCACCGTAATCCTGTCGGCCTTCTGCTTCCAGTCCAGTCTCGTGCGAGGCGAAGTCTGAGCCCACAGGACGTCCCCTATAATCCCTCCAATAATCCAGACCCCTTCGGACGGCTTGAGGGCCATGGCCCCCTTTCTATGGATGGACTCCCGGACCACACCGATGTACCAGTCTTTTCCCCGGCTTACGTCCACCGTCCAGCTGTGTTTGCCGGACACGAAGCCGCCCGCTCCCAGCACGCACACTCCACCCGTGCAACGTTCTGGGTTGTCCGGGAGTTTCCGCTGGCTGCTGTACTGCACGCAGCTCAACTCCTCAGACAGCTCCAAATTGGCCTGGGCCGTGTTTGGGTCCAACACGATGGGGACTGGAAGAATGTTGAGAGAGGGTTTTGAAAGGAACTTTTTAGCTattgtaccattttttttctcaagtcttaggaagaggattagggccagtgaagagaggaaaaaaatttttgccaggattctcactttattctcagaattctctcAAGTCAGACTTTATTAGTTCTACTaatattctcactttaaagtcagaattctgagattaaagtgagaattctcactttaagtcAGAATTcagagattaaagtgagaattctcactttaaagtgagattaaagtcagaactcTGACTTTATTAGTTCTactattattctcactttaaagtcagaattctgagaatgaaGTCAGAATCCGGACTttaattaaagtgagaattctcactttaaagtcagaattgtgagaataaagtcacaatCCTGGCTTTAAAGtaggaattctcactttaaagtcagaattctgacattaaaatgaaaattctgagaataaagtgagaatcctgccaaacatTGTTTTcccctcttcactggccctaatcctcttccgtaaaAGTCCCTATTTTGTCGACTCACCATATTTAACGAGGCGCTCCATCTTCTTCCAAACTTGAAATTTAAGTGACGCCTGATGTGTGGCACAGTTGATCAGGATGTCTCGGATTATTTCCGGTTCTTTGATATTGCATTTGAGCCTGCATTGAAGAGCGGGGGGAAATCACATAAATGGTGCAAGCACTGTTGTGTAACACGGGTTGGGCACTTGCACACACTCACTTCTTCTTGGTGTCTTTGTAGTCCTACCGGGTAAAGACGACACATTTAAAACTGTGATTAAGACTTTTGAAGAAGAAAGCTTCAGTGTGTTTGCGCGTACCACCAAAAAGGATATATCATCTCCTTTTAGTCTTCTCTCGATGTCCCTGATGATTGACGTGAGGCTCTTGATCTGCTTCTCAATAGAATCCAGCTTGATGCTCATCACTTTGACCTTCACTTCCACTTCCTGCGCCAGCACCTGAAGTCTGGAGTTTTCCTCCTCAAAAAGGAACGCGTGCAACTTCTGGAACTCCTCCCTGATGGTTCGGGTGTTTTCATCCGCTTGCCTCTGTAATGTGACCGCAGCCAAAGTGTGAACATgtcagtgtgtgcgtgtatttgtgtgtgtgcgtgtggtctAACTGTCACCTGTATAAATGTCCTGGTTCTTTCCCAGCTCTCCCTTGTCTTGTTTAGAGTCTGTAGCTTCTTCCTCAAAGACTCCAGCCTGCCTGCAATGTCTTCCTGACATGTTCACATTAACATGGAAATGTCAACCTCTCATTAGCTACGGTTAAATACATTCACAAAATGTTAGCAATTAACAGTTTTCAAGTGACGCAATCGCACCTCGCTATGCTCACTTTTCACGGTCTCATAATTTTAAAATCATaaacagaggtggcaaatccagttccagaaagtaaaaagtaaaaaccctgccacaatttggctttggcccctgatgctagctagcgagctagctagctccctagcaggtaaacgagcaccatggtggctagctagctagcacctgttGGTAAAGATAAACTGTgccagggtttttactttctggacctggatttgccacctcagaTTGTAAATATGAACTATTTATTGCAGTTTTCTCTGTATcgtgacatttttttggggggagcccggccaacattttttttaatgccaatatTTAGCAGAATAACATTCAGATAACTGATTAATTGTCCgattaaaattatatattgactaaaacaacacaacaaacacaaagaTATGTTCAGGTAGAACATTTGAATATTTTACAATACTGTACgttgtccttatttgttttaactttaacaaagattaaaaaaaaaaaaatacatcagtaAAAAAAGTACATCATACAAAGTTTTTCTTCACATAACTGCGGATTATCATCTGTCGCGAGGGATTTTGGAACATAATCCCCGCGCTAAACGAGAGACAGTTatcaggatgaacctaaaatgcccTAGAATCTTTTAAAGGTAAATATgaattcactaaaaaaaaatgtaatgtacgCACAACTAACTGTTTTCAATACTTTTTGCATAACATGCTGTTCAGAAAAATTCACAGATGGTGTGTGATCCATGATTCAGAATTATGAAAAAGACTATGTTGGTATTTAAACATGTTTACAAATTCTCATTGAATTGATAATTTTTTCATCCCTAACATTTTGTGAATAGTGAATTTTGTGAATACAATAGTGTTAGTCAGCTATAGTAACTTCACATTTCTATTTTGTACCTTCTTCTGCTTGGCAGCCTCATCCAGTGGACAGCACTCGTGGATTTTGTGCCGTTTTGCCATTTGGCACACCAGACAAATGGGCTCCTCGTCGTTCTGACAATAAACGCTGAGCTTCTCTTCGTGAAGCTTGCAACGGTTCGGACTCATCTTTTCCGCATGGTACTTGTCCGCCGCTATCTTCAGAGCCAAATTGATGGGGGGCCTTTTGGGAATGGACACGACCTGACACACCGGACACTCTCGACATCCTTTCCATTCCCAGAACTGCTGCAGGCAAACTTTGCAAACGTTATGTCCACACTGGAGGAGAACAGGAAAGCAGTAGATGTCCGTACACTGAGGACAAATGAGGTCCTCTCtggagaggacgctgtgtgttgCCATTACCTTGAAGCGGGACGACCAGCATGAGTCAAATGTTGCTCCTGGCTGCTTTTCAGGTAGACTAAGCGCTCACGTTTCATTTCACATACACGACTCCCATCACTTTCAGTACTGGCAAACTTGTCAAACTGGTTCAATGCactgtcacttgtactctggcgtgacgaccggggcctctccccaccgggctcggtgttctggtgttccgccttctcccctggtgcttcctcctctgcttcccccctcccgccgctgtgcaaatctcgcgcggctggaggtggggtgggcacatcttccctctctgcgctgctgcccggtgccggtttccggggggggtggggggttctcgcggggggccgggttcgcgggggggggggtggcggccgtcgggggggggcggcttgtttggggggggggtggaggtatgggtgggtggggggttgggtgctgggggtcggggtgtgttcgggggtttgggggtcgggggtggtggggcctgggtcgtggtggatggcgggtttgggtggggtgcgggggggtcgtggggggatgggggctggggaccggtggggcgctgtgggggcccgctgggcctcgttctgcggccttgggctcgggggtgtgggccggggctggggcgggggtgttccgggtgtctgggtcggctcgccgaccggtgtccgctcgggtggcttgggggtggccttggtgctgccgcggcctggggattccgggggggggggggggtgctcgctttgctggaccgcggttgacggcttctttctttggtggtggtccttatgcatgccagatccatcgcaccagcatctactgaaactcaaacagaagttgcctctccctcccacagccccttgaatcagtgggtgctggtgtctgtggatctcactttgctttatctatccttccctccttcctctctttagtttttc from Festucalex cinctus isolate MCC-2025b chromosome 3, RoL_Fcin_1.0, whole genome shotgun sequence harbors:
- the LOC144016074 gene encoding zinc-binding protein A33-like, whose protein sequence is MATHSVLSREDLICPQCTDIYCFPVLLQCGHNVCKVCLQQFWEWKGCRECPVCQVVSIPKRPPINLALKIAADKYHAEKMSPNRCKLHEEKLSVYCQNDEEPICLVCQMAKRHKIHECCPLDEAAKQKKEDIAGRLESLRKKLQTLNKTRESWERTRTFIQRQADENTRTIREEFQKLHAFLFEEENSRLQVLAQEVEVKVKVMSIKLDSIEKQIKSLTSIIRDIERRLKGDDISFLVDYKDTKKKLKCNIKEPEIIRDILINCATHQASLKFQVWKKMERLVKYVPIVLDPNTAQANLELSEELSCVQYSSQRKLPDNPERCTGGVCVLGAGGFVSGKHSWTVDVSRGKDWYIGVVRESIHRKGAMALKPSEGVWIIGGIIGDVLWAQTSPRTRLDWKQKADRITVELDYNKGKVAFINAEDSKTIFVFKDKFTERIFPYFSPGIHDEGSGSFPLTICSQTVTIAITDK